Genomic window (Stigmatella aurantiaca):
GCGCCACGGCCTCGAGCCGCTGCCGGTCCCGCCCGAACAGGGTGATGCGGCGCAGGTGGGACGTGACTCCCGCACGGTGCAGCGACTCCACCAGCAGCAGCGTGTAGAAGCTGCTGCCGCCCAGGATGAACAGGCTGGTCTGTGCGCCGCTCACGGGAGTGCTCGCAGGGGCCTCAGCTCGTGGGGAGCTGATACTCCACGGCCTTGGCCCTCAGCTCCTGATATTTGAGGATGAGCTCATCCTGCGTCTTCGTCTCATCGCCGAAGAACAGGCCGTTCTCCTCGCGCAGCAGCGTGAAGTGCTCGCGCAGGGTGCTCACCGCGAACTCGGCCTTCTTGAGCGTGATGGGCGTGCAGGACTTGCCATGCAAGTCATCGAAGAGGTCCAGCACGTTGGAGCGGAAGGACTCGATCAAGTACAGCTTGTGAAGACTGTCATTGCTGCGCAGGGCCTGCCGCCAGCGCTGGTTGATGGCCGCCTGCCATTGCAAGACGGGCTCGACGGCCTTCATGGCCTCCAGCCGCTGAAGCTTGTTCTCGTAGTGCTTCAGCGCGTATGTCTTTTCCTCGCGGTAGACGCCAAAGAGCCCCTGCGCATCCAGGCCGTGGGGGTTTCGCAGGAGGTGGTCGAAGAAGTTGCGCGTCTCGAACCGCTCGACGCCATGGAACAACGGGGTCGCGAAGCCGTTGTTGTTGTAATGCTGGCGCGGGTCGAAGCGGTACATGTACCCGAAGTCGAACAGGAAGATCTTCTGGCCGTCGTCCAGGACATTGCCCGGGCAGAAGTCCCACTCGAACAGGCCGTGCAGCTCCAGGTTCACGATGGTGCCGAAGAGCTGGTCATACACCCGGCCGTCGAAGCGCTGGAGCCGCTCGCCTTCGATCCAGGGCGAGAGGATGACCCCATCGAGGAAGGAGGCGTACTGGGTCTCGACGATGTGGGTGAACAGCGGGGCCGTCTCCGGCTGACGCTGGAGCGCGGTGATGTCGCGGCGGCGCTGGACCTCGTTGAGAAACGATGTCTGGCCATCCACATTCTTCACCAGACTCTCGGCCCGCTTGCGCTTGAGCGTCCAGTGGCGGCCCCCGGCCTGAATCCGGTAGACATAGGCCGTCAACCCAGACTCGATTGCCTTGACCACATACTCGCTCTGGGGCGTGGTGTGGGCCAATTGCTCCACGGGCAGCGGCAGGGCGGACTTCTCGCCCACCTCGATTTGCTGGCCGCTTGCCTGGAACGCAAGCTGGGACTGTTGCCTCTCCTTTTCCAGACTCATGGGGGCCTTCTACCGTAGATTTCCCAGCATCGCCAGCCCTGCCCGAGCCCCGGGACTTCCGTTGACACGGCATTTTGATCCACCTAAAATCCATTGAATTGGTGCCGTGCCGTAAGGATTAACCTGTGTCATTGCTGTCCATCCTTGAGCGTCATCGCCTGCTGGACAGCGAAGCCCTCGCCCACATCCGCCGGTTGCAGCGTGACAAGGGCTACCTGGTCGAAGAAGCCCTGAAGGAGCTGGGGCCCGCGCACGCGGGGGCCGCCGAGAGCGCCGCGGCCCTGCTGGAGCGGGAGCGGCGCCGGGCGCTGAACGTGAAGGGGCTGCGCCGCGTCTTCTCCGAGCTGAGCCGGCACCGGGGCGCCGCGGCCCTGCTGTTCGTGTTGAGCGCGGGCAGCGCGGTCTTCAGCTTTCCCTTCGCGTTCGCCTGGTATCTGGGCACCGTGTTGCAACACCTGCGATACAGCCATGATACCTCGTCGCTGTGGGTGTTGACGGCGGTGGCCGCCACCGTGCTGGTGACGGGAACGTTGCTTGAATTCCTGCTCAACACGTGGGCCGCGCAATGCAATTTTCACATCACCCAGGGGCTGGTGATGCGCTGCTGGGAGCGTCTGCTCCACATGCCCTATGTGCTCTACCGGCGCCAGGAGCAGGGGCGGCTGCTGAGCCACCTCACGGATGTCCTGGAGGTCTTGCAGAAACACCAACTCTACACGTTGCGGAACCTGCTGCGCTCACTGTGTCTCATCGTGGCCTCCACCGTGGCGCTGCTCTCGTTTCACGTCGCGTTTGTCCTCATCGTCGTCCCGGCGGTGGTGCTGACGTGCGGGGTTCCCATCCTCCTCTCGGACCGGGCCACCCCCTCGCTGCGGCAAGAGCCGAAGCTCATGGGGCGGCTCAGCGGCTTTCTCAAGGCCGCGTTCGCCTCGCACTGGCTGCTGCGCTTCCAGGGGGCGGAGGCGGTGGAGCGCAGGCTCGCCCACATCGCCGCCGGGCACTTCAACAACCAGGCCCGGAAATGGCTGACCTGGAATCTGGCGTACAACAGCCGGGTCACCCTGACCCTGCTCAGCTTCCTGTCGGTGCTGTGGATTGGCGGCTCGCTGTATCTGGCGGGCACCCTCAGCCTGGGGGACCTGGTCACCGCCTACGTGCTCGTCACCATGGTCACCCCGAAGCTGGACGACGTGTACCGCATCTACGTGTACGGCCAGTCCATGCAGGCCAACTACGACATCCTCGACGAGCTGATGAGCGCGCCAGTCCAGGAGGCCCCGGGCCCGCGCGAGGGGGAAGCCCCGCGCATCACCTCCTTGCGGCTGGAAGGGGCGAGCTTCCGCTACCGTCCCGGTGAGCCCGAGGTGCTCCGGGACGTCTCCCTGGAGCTGCGCCGGGGGCAGCACTGCGCCATCCAGGGCGAGAGTGGCGCGGGCAAGAGCACGCTCGTGGATGTGCTCCTGGGCTTGCTCCACCCCGACACGGGCCGCCTGCTCGTGAATGGCCAGCCCCTCTCCCCCGCGGAGCTGCCGGGCTTCTGGCGCCGGGTGGCCCTGCACGACCAGGCCAACTTCGTCTTCCTGGACCGCAGCGCCGCCGCCAACGCCACCCCCGCCCGGGGCGACACCGGCCCCGGCGAGGAGTGGCGGCGGCTGGCGGACCGGCTGGGCCTGCCCCTCTGGGGCCACAAGCGCCCTTCCGAGCTGTCGGGGGGAGAGCGGCAGCGGATCTGCCTGCTCAGGACCCTGGCCACCCCCGCGGACATCTACATCTTCGACGAGCCCACCTCCGCCCTGGACGAGGCCAATGCGCGGCTGGTGCTGGACAGCATCCTCGCCCTGCGGGATGCCATCGTCCTCGTCATCAGCCACGCCCCGGAGGTCCTCCAGCGCTTCGAGCAGGTCCTGCGCGTCGAGCAGGGCCGCGTCACATCGAGCACGGCCGCCCCGGGGCATGAGCGGGAGCCGGCGGCGTGAAGGCCCTGCTGCGCTACCTGCGCACCGGCTACGGGGCCTACTGGGCGATCCTGCTGGGGTTGATCGCCTTCGTCTCCCTGTTCTCGTTCGTGATTCCCAGCACCTTCAAGGTGGTGGTCGACTCCTTGCTGCCGTGGGGCAGCACCCGCCAGTTCCACCTGTTCTGCCTCTTCGTGCTGCTGCTGGTGTTCACCCGCACGGTGCTCAATGCGTTGCAGGACTACCTGTTCCTGCGCCTGCGGCAGCTCATCGAGAAGGGCCTGCTGAAGCGCTACTTCGAGTCCGTCATCACCCTGCCCATCACGCGCCTGTCCGCGCTGGGGGAGGGCGAGCTGGTCAACCGCATCTCGTTGATTCTCACCAACTTCCAGATGCTGCTGCCCGAGTTCGTCTACTACTGCGCCTATGCCTTGTGCGTGTCCCTGGCGGTGATGGGGGTGCTGTACCTGGTGAACCCGGTCTTCCTGCTCATCAGCCTGGGGTTCCTCCTCCTCCACGCCCTCAACTTCGCCCTCCACCACACCGCCAGCCGCCGCTTCTCGACGGCCTACGTCACCACCAAGGGACAACTGGCGAGCGCGTACGTGGACATCTTCAAGGGGCGCAAGCTCATCACCCTGACGGGGACCGAGCAGACGATCCTCCAGTCCCTGGAGCAGGACAACCGGGCCATCCATCAAGCGGCGTTCCGGCGCGACCTGGCCGAGAGCGGCCAGGCCCTGGGGCAGCAGATGCTCCACGGGGCCACGTACCTGGCGCTGGTGTCCCTGGGCGCGCTGGCCATGTTCGAGGGGCGCCTGACGGCGGGAGACCTGGCCCTGAGCCTGCTGCTGGTGGGCTTTGCCTACGAGCCGGTCTACCGGC
Coding sequences:
- a CDS encoding ATP-binding cassette domain-containing protein, giving the protein MSLLSILERHRLLDSEALAHIRRLQRDKGYLVEEALKELGPAHAGAAESAAALLERERRRALNVKGLRRVFSELSRHRGAAALLFVLSAGSAVFSFPFAFAWYLGTVLQHLRYSHDTSSLWVLTAVAATVLVTGTLLEFLLNTWAAQCNFHITQGLVMRCWERLLHMPYVLYRRQEQGRLLSHLTDVLEVLQKHQLYTLRNLLRSLCLIVASTVALLSFHVAFVLIVVPAVVLTCGVPILLSDRATPSLRQEPKLMGRLSGFLKAAFASHWLLRFQGAEAVERRLAHIAAGHFNNQARKWLTWNLAYNSRVTLTLLSFLSVLWIGGSLYLAGTLSLGDLVTAYVLVTMVTPKLDDVYRIYVYGQSMQANYDILDELMSAPVQEAPGPREGEAPRITSLRLEGASFRYRPGEPEVLRDVSLELRRGQHCAIQGESGAGKSTLVDVLLGLLHPDTGRLLVNGQPLSPAELPGFWRRVALHDQANFVFLDRSAAANATPARGDTGPGEEWRRLADRLGLPLWGHKRPSELSGGERQRICLLRTLATPADIYIFDEPTSALDEANARLVLDSILALRDAIVLVISHAPEVLQRFEQVLRVEQGRVTSSTAAPGHEREPAA
- a CDS encoding ATP-binding cassette domain-containing protein, which gives rise to MKALLRYLRTGYGAYWAILLGLIAFVSLFSFVIPSTFKVVVDSLLPWGSTRQFHLFCLFVLLLVFTRTVLNALQDYLFLRLRQLIEKGLLKRYFESVITLPITRLSALGEGELVNRISLILTNFQMLLPEFVYYCAYALCVSLAVMGVLYLVNPVFLLISLGFLLLHALNFALHHTASRRFSTAYVTTKGQLASAYVDIFKGRKLITLTGTEQTILQSLEQDNRAIHQAAFRRDLAESGQALGQQMLHGATYLALVSLGALAMFEGRLTAGDLALSLLLVGFAYEPVYRLSRLSKALAEADAQFARVLPVLAESSRRARETVSPGRLERLELRGVTFERAGRELLRSVDFEFLPGHVYVIQGPSGGGKTTLFHLLAGLVRPTQGQVLWNGRDVSTLSPAELSQWMTYCPQQSLLLDGTVEENITLFGSTSNQARLVEALHRSTASLFVREDQAASWKVENEGTNFSGGQKQRLHLARAWYHAAPVMLFDEPTASLDTDTEELFFQRLSEAAADRILLIISHRPGAHRHASQVLRLAQGTLRRLE